A genomic stretch from Aedes albopictus strain Foshan chromosome 2, AalbF5, whole genome shotgun sequence includes:
- the LOC109406016 gene encoding cuticle protein 16.5-like, whose product MFAKVIVIVTLAIASVAAKPGVLAAPAAAVAYSAPLVAAAAPAFAYTAGYANVGDSAVVTSHNSQLIDPSYAAYTAAAPLAYSAAAIPALATAPYSARLAYAAPLATKFVL is encoded by the exons ATGTTCGCTAAAGTG ATCGTTATCGTCACCCTGGCCATTGCCAGCGTCGCCGCCAAGCCAGGAGTACTAGCCGCGCCAGCAGCGGCAGTTGCCTACTCGGCTCCACTGGTGGCCGCAGCAGCCCCAGCTTTTGCCTACACCGCCGGATATGCCAATGTGGGTGACTCCGCCGTGGTTACCTCGCACAACTCGCAGCTCATCGACCCATCCTACGCTGCGTACACTGCTGCTGCTCCGTTGGCCTACTCCGCCGCTGCCATTCCGGCTCTTGCCACTGCTCCGTACTCCGCGCGTCTTGCCTACGCCGCTCCATTGGCCACCAAGTTTGTGCTGTAA